A DNA window from Solanum lycopersicum chromosome 3, SLM_r2.1 contains the following coding sequences:
- the LOC101266495 gene encoding uncharacterized protein LOC101266495 has translation MATGAAPFSLSGATHVKACEPWSAKSSSFVKTPMVAIQKKSNSQGTKTSKLSIRANYSDQRGGGGNGGDFVAGFLLGGAIFGTLGYIFAPQIRRSLLNEDEYGFRKAKRPMYYYDEGLEKTRQTLNNKLDQLNSAIDKVSSGLRGGNKMPSVPVESDAEEATM, from the exons ATGGCGACCGGCGCTGCCCCCTTTTCATTGTCAG GTGCAACTCATGTCAAAGCATGCGAACCTTGGTCTGCAAAGTCCTCCTCGTTTGTCAAGACACCTATGGTGGCTATTCAGAAGAAATCAAACTCTCAAGGAACAAAAACCTCCAAGTTGTCTATTCGTGCAAACTACAG TGATCAAAGAGGTGGCGGGGGCAACGGTGGTGATTTTGTTGCCGGTTTCCTTTTAGGAGGTGCAATATTTGGAACACTTGGCTATATTTTTGCTCCACAG ATACGGAGGTCATTGCTCAATGAAGATGAATATGGTTTCCGGAAAGCCAAGCGACCAATGTACTATTATGATGAAGGTTTGGAG AAAACTAGACAAACTTTGAACAATAAGCTAGATCAACTGAACAGCGCCATTGACAAAGTATCTTCAGGGTTGAGAGGTGGAAACAAAATGCCTTCAGTGCCTGTTGAGAGTGATGCAGAAGAAGCTACTATGTGA